GCTAAggagccgccggcgacgactaTGGACGGCAGCAGACCCGCGCCCGCGACGGAAATGCCTACCAGCCCATCGCAGCCCGAGTAAGGCTCTTCGAATTCGCCAACGCCAGTACGAGAAGGAAACTGACCAACTCATCACAGACAGCAACAGCACACGACGACACCGGCCGGCCAAAAGAGTGCCccggcgccagcgccggcgcTAGCCACTGTCACGCCACTGCAcatgctcggcgacgagccgGCCTTCATCGACTGCCCTTTCTGCCAGACGAGGGCCATGACCAACATCAGCAAAGATGGCAGCGGCATGCAGATGTaagcccctctcccccccaacccccGCAGAAgtgaagagagagacgagacggcTAACAACGCACGTCTTTCCAGGGTCGCCGGCGCGCTGTGCTGCCTCCTGTGCGTTTGCCTTACCTGCGTCCCCTGCATCGCGGGCTGGTTCGAGGACACGAACTACACCTGCGCCAACTGCCGCAAGACGGTCGCCACGAGGCCCTACGACGGGCCCATCCGCGTCTTCGGCCCCCAGCCGTACGGCGCCGTGCCGTCCCAGTACCagagcccgccgccgccggttgccgagaagcagcaggcGGCGCAAGCTTGAGGCGGTGGGCGTTCAGGCGTAGATGGAGCCGGCGGGATGTGACGCGAAGACTCGACGGACGAGATTGCGTGTCTGGGACAGTCGTGTTTTGAGATTAtaccccccccttttttttttgactTGTCGCCAGTTTTCTATTTTATTGGCGCGTACGATGCGGAAGACGGAGACCTAAGGGAAGAAGTTAGCCAATCCCACATACCGGCGGTCGCGTATGAAAAATGAACAAGGCAGCTGGGTATTTTATAATCACTTTGTTGCCCACGGTGCTGAAGGGGTTGCAAATCCTTTTTGCACACCTCCGAAGTCCCACACGGTCGCGTAGTCCTTAACTCATTCCCAGCATGACTGGAACGGAGACTATCATAAGAAGACGCAACGTACGTGTCTGTTGAACAGTCAAACACGCCTAAGTAGGCCACACGCTACTTTGTTGCGAAGCGCCGGGAAATCGCGGTATGCCTTCGGAGAAAAGCCGCCGGTTTCTTGACATGCGATTCCCGCTTGCCCGGAAGGGGGAGACCCCACACTCACCGACCGCCGGTTCTCCACATCCGGCCGACCCGAACCCGACTGCCTGATTCCGCGTTACCGGTCCTCCGTCACGTGGGCTCGCAATCACCAATACGACGAGGAGCCAGTAAGATACCCCAGCGAGTAACTGGCAGTCCACGCTgccaacacacacacacacacacacaca
The DNA window shown above is from Colletotrichum destructivum chromosome 2, complete sequence and carries:
- a CDS encoding Putative LITAF domain containing protein: MSEPQASQPAPEATPAPQPLSAEIQPPPPAYAKEPPATTMDGSRPAPATEMPTSPSQPEQQQHTTTPAGQKSAPAPAPALATVTPLHMLGDEPAFIDCPFCQTRAMTNISKDGSGMQMVAGALCCLLCVCLTCVPCIAGWFEDTNYTCANCRKTVATRPYDGPIRVFGPQPYGAVPSQYQSPPPPVAEKQQAAQA